The segment GGCATCGGCGTGGAGGCCGAACTGGCGGGCCACATGCTGTATATCGTCAACGAGGACGCGCCCGGCTTCATCGGCCGGATCGGCACGCTGCTTGGCGAAAGCGGGATCAACATCGGCACCTTCAATCTCGGACGCCGCGACGCGGGCGGGGAGGCGGTGCTGTTGCTGAGCGTCGACCAGCCGATCACGCGCGAGATCATCGCCCGCGCCAGCCAGCTGGAAGGCGTGAAGACCGTCATGGCGCTGGAGTTCTGACGCGGCTAGGGCGCCCAGCATGACGGACCAGGCATGACCGACCCCACCGCCGACTTGCTGCCGATCGGACTCGAGGACCGGCTGCCCGCTGCCGCACGCGCGCTGACGCGGGCGCGGCGGGCGGTGCTCGATGCGATGGACATCCATGGCTATGACCGGGTGATCCCGCCGCTGGTCGAATTCGAAACCTCGCTCGCCACCCGGATGAACGGTGTCGCCACCCGGCGGATGTTCCGCTTCGTCGATCCCGCTTCGCTGCGCACGCTGGCGCTGCGCAGCGACCTGACGGTCCAGGTGGGCCGGATCGCCGCCACCAGCCTGGCGGGTGCGCCGCGCCCATTGCGGTTGTGCTACGCCGGAGAGGTCGCGACGATCACCAGCGACCAGCTCGATCCCGCCCGCCAGCGGCTCCAGCTTGGCGCCGAGTTGATCGGCAGCGACAGCGCCGCGGCGGCGGGTGAAGTGGTGGCGTTGGCGGTGGAGGCTCTCACCGCGGCGGGCGCGGCGCGGGTGTCGGTCGATTTCACGTTACCCGACCTGGTCGACACGCTGGCCGCCACGGCGCTGCCGCTGGCCGCCGATCGTATCGACGCGGTCCGGCGCGAACTGGACGGCAAGGATGCAGGCGCGCTGAGAGATGTTGGCGGAGAGGCGTATCTTCCGTTGCTTTACGCAGCCGGCCCGTTCGAGCAGGCGCTGGAGCGCTTGGCGGCGATCGACGCCGGCGGAGCGTTGACGAGCCGCATCGCGGGTCTGCGCCAGATCGCGGCGCGGGTCGGGGATCGCGCCCGGCTGACGCTCGACCCGACCGAGCGTCATGGCTTTGAATACCAGAGCTGGTTCGGTTTCACGCTTTATGCCGAAGGCGTCCGCGGCACTCTGGGGCGGGGCGGAACCTACAGCATCGGCGGCACCAACGAGCCGGCGACCGGGTTCACGCTCTACATCGATCCGCTGGTCGACGCGCTGGGCGAGGCTCCCGCGCACGACATGCTCTATTTGCCGCCCGGCCATGACCCCGAGATCGCCAGCCGATTGCGCGCGATCGGCTGGCGGACCCTGGCGGCGCTGAGTGACGGCGACGACCCCGCAGCACTCGGCTGCTCGCACAAGCTGGTTGGCAGCGACCCCCAAACTCTCTAGCGCCCCCGCGCCGCTCGAAAGGATACCTGTACATTGGCCAACGTCACCGTGATCGGCGCCCAGTGGGGCGACGAGGGCAAGGGCAAGATAGTCGACTGGCTCGCCAGCCGGGCCGACGCGGTTGTGCGCTTTCAGGGCGGGCACAACGCGGGCCATACGCTGGTGGTCGGCGACACGACCTACAAGCTGAGCCTGCTGCCGAGCGGCATCGTCACCGGCACGCTATCGATCATCGGCAACGGCGTGGTGCTCGATCCATGGCACCTGCGAGATGAGATCGCCAAGCTGGAAGGGCAGGGGGTGTCGATCACTCCCGACAACTTCGCCATCGCCGACAATTGCCCGCTGATCCTGCCGCTGCACCGTGACCTCGATGGCCTTCGCGAAACGGCGGCGGGCACCGGCAAGATCGGCACCACCGGGCGCGGCATCGGTCCTGCCTACGAGGACAAGGTGGGCCGCCGGGCGATCCGCGTCTGCGATCTGGCCCACCTCGATGCGCTTGAACCGCAGCTTGACCGCCTGTGCGCGCACCATGATGCTCTGCGCGCCGGGTTCGACCAGCCGCCGGTCGACCGCGAGGAACTGCTCGGCCAGCTGCGCGAAATCGCGCCGTCGGTGCTGCAATATGCGCAGCCAGTGTGGAAGCGACTGAAGAAGGTGCGCAAGGCAGGCGCCAAGATCCTGTTCGAGGGTGCGCAGGGCGTGCTGCTCGACGTCGATCATGGCACGTACCCGTTCGTGACCAGCTCCAACACCGTCAGCGGCACCGCAGCCGCCGGCTCGGGCCTGGGGCCGAATGCCACCGGCTTTGTGCTGGGGATCGTCAAGGCCTACACCACCCGCGTGGGCAGCGGCCCGTTCCCGACCGAGTTGGACGACGCCACCGGCCAGCAGCTGGGCGAGCGCGGGCACGAATTCGGCACCGTCACCGGTCGCAAGCGGCGCTGCGGCTGGTTCGACGCGGTGCTGGTGCGTCAGTCTTGCGCCATCAGCGGGGTCACCGGCATCGCGTTGACCAAGCTGGATGTGCTCGACGGGTTTGAGACGGTGAAAATCTGCACCGGATACCGTCTGCGCGGCAAGATCCTCGATTACCTGCCCAGCCATGCGGCGGATCAGGCCGCGGTCGAGCCGATCTATGAGGAAATGGACGGCTGGCAGCAGACCACCGCCGGCGCGCGCAGCTTTGGCGACTTGCCTGCCCAGGCAATTAAGTACGTGCAGCGGGTGCAGGAACTGATCGAAACACCCGTGGCGTTGATTTCCACCAGCCCGGAACGCGACGATACCATCCTGGTGCGCGATCCGTTCGACGACTGAGCGCCGATTTCTCAATCGACCTTGGCAATCGTCAGGATATGGCTCCGATTCTGAGCCGTTTTCCTGTTCGGAGTGCTGTGCAAAGCGGCGCAATTGAGTAACAGTACGTATATGCCAGCGCAGGACT is part of the Altererythrobacter sp. TH136 genome and harbors:
- a CDS encoding ATP phosphoribosyltransferase regulatory subunit is translated as MTDPTADLLPIGLEDRLPAAARALTRARRAVLDAMDIHGYDRVIPPLVEFETSLATRMNGVATRRMFRFVDPASLRTLALRSDLTVQVGRIAATSLAGAPRPLRLCYAGEVATITSDQLDPARQRLQLGAELIGSDSAAAAGEVVALAVEALTAAGAARVSVDFTLPDLVDTLAATALPLAADRIDAVRRELDGKDAGALRDVGGEAYLPLLYAAGPFEQALERLAAIDAGGALTSRIAGLRQIAARVGDRARLTLDPTERHGFEYQSWFGFTLYAEGVRGTLGRGGTYSIGGTNEPATGFTLYIDPLVDALGEAPAHDMLYLPPGHDPEIASRLRAIGWRTLAALSDGDDPAALGCSHKLVGSDPQTL
- a CDS encoding adenylosuccinate synthase, producing MANVTVIGAQWGDEGKGKIVDWLASRADAVVRFQGGHNAGHTLVVGDTTYKLSLLPSGIVTGTLSIIGNGVVLDPWHLRDEIAKLEGQGVSITPDNFAIADNCPLILPLHRDLDGLRETAAGTGKIGTTGRGIGPAYEDKVGRRAIRVCDLAHLDALEPQLDRLCAHHDALRAGFDQPPVDREELLGQLREIAPSVLQYAQPVWKRLKKVRKAGAKILFEGAQGVLLDVDHGTYPFVTSSNTVSGTAAAGSGLGPNATGFVLGIVKAYTTRVGSGPFPTELDDATGQQLGERGHEFGTVTGRKRRCGWFDAVLVRQSCAISGVTGIALTKLDVLDGFETVKICTGYRLRGKILDYLPSHAADQAAVEPIYEEMDGWQQTTAGARSFGDLPAQAIKYVQRVQELIETPVALISTSPERDDTILVRDPFDD